The following nucleotide sequence is from Bacillota bacterium.
TTACATAACCATGCTTTTCCATCACGATAATATCTCCACTCATATACCATTTCATTCTTGTTAAACATTTCTAGCAGCATGGTATATGCTTCATAACTACCACCTAAAACTGACCGCAGTACATTTTCGTCAGGATAAATACTTTCATCTCTTAACTCAATGTTATTTATCGTTTCCATCTTCTCACCTCTAATACACTTTTTTTGGCCTCGATAATTTTAATAATACTCAAGAGCAGAGGGTCGGTGGTAATATTGGTAAATCCGGCTTTTCTTACAAAAATATCGGTATCGTGGGCGATCTGTTCACCGGTCAGG
It contains:
- a CDS encoding DUF3788 family protein, with amino-acid sequence METINNIELRDESIYPDENVLRSVLGGSYEAYTMLLEMFNKNEMVYEWRYYRDGKAWLCKVQKKKRTIVWMSAWKGYMQAAVYFPEKYFEKLYQLEISEEMKQKIKSTK